One region of Anthonomus grandis grandis chromosome 22, icAntGran1.3, whole genome shotgun sequence genomic DNA includes:
- the LOC126748589 gene encoding zinc finger protein ZFP2-like, with protein sequence MSNDNVVIYIYKLEGDEVVNTLRSENGKKPKEVIPALSESDFKYFKNYDEEKLNLGCSEDFNIEETSNNTNFITLAQDNSPIKLNIPVLSRCQNCETIFPTKYMYERHHCDLNEDDISDQRNENELDLEENLKIIYECDFCSKTFATQAELESHSTIHTVNESNECEFCGKHFVSGSRLQIHKENHCKKAGGISKFYRSDLRVYKCRACNAVFSSAENAYNHVLTCLEPFIKINKDETANNDTLEKDCDPENDVFIEHSPVESIFTETLIQCEFCNSIFADRNSMLVHQRKHTTAKNYQCADCNQVFESYLRACPHWLKTCTEFSNVFCLPKLLICDYCNRKFKSHSNLYDHKIKKKHYSPKIYAPHGNNQEKRQQEIPENNKNLNKVIHDVLEVLDVPVSLPSLNFEDTKQVANKNDENFEMYKTESKIENKVEQAKSTNQTAVKEEAKADDSNSVQLTHSTYGESEQQATHDPSSSQVTSVGHVSKGKARKNLLEFPKQTGRNKKKCDTLVNDGLRYQCEKCSQVFQSIQALEAHRNSDHMNSFYCEECGVQLDSAKRLLIHYRIHKNLKPYICDTCGKSYSQSSHLWQHMRFHQGIKPFACTHEGCDARYTIRPDLKDHIRKVHTRERPFKCNVCRKTFLTGSVYYQHRLIHTNDRRYSCEICHKKFFRADALNNHKRIHTDERPFACSVCGRQFRQKGDCKKHVKTQHPEHVALRK encoded by the exons ATGAGCAACGACAACGTTGTAATCTACATTTACAAACTAGAAGGTGACGAAGTGGTAAATACATTGCGGAGCGAAAATGGCAAGAAACCTAAAGAAGTAATTCCAGCACTTTCTGAgtctgatttcaaatattttaaaaactatgacgaggaaaaattgaatttgggATGCAGTgaagattttaatattgaagAGACTTCAAATAACACAAATTTTATTACACTTGCGCAAGATAATTCACCGATCAAATTAAACATTCCTGTTTTGTCAAGGTGTCAAAACTGCGAAACTATTTTTCCCACTAAATATATGTATGAACGCCACCATTGCgatttaaatgaagatgacaTTTCTGACCAACGTAACGAAAACGAATTGGATTTAgaggaaaacttaaaaattatttacgaatGCGACTTTTGCTCCAAAACATTCGCTACTCAGGCCGAATTAGAGAGTCACAGTACCATTCATACCGTAAACGAAAGTAATGAATGTGAGTTTTGTGGAAAACATTTCGTAAGTGGAAGCAGACTTCAAATTCATAAGGAAAATCATTGTAAAAAGGCGggaggaatttcaaaattttacagaAGCGACCTCAGGGTATATAAATGTAGGGCGTGCAACGCAGTGTTTTCTTCGGCAGAGAATGCTTATAATCACGTGCTAACTTGCTTAGAACCAtttataaagataaataaagaTGAGACAGCTAACAATGATACTCTTGAAAAGGATTGTGATCCcgaaaatgatgtttttatcGAACACAGCCCTGTGGAAAGCATATTTACTGAAACTTTAATACAATGTGAATTCTGTAACAGCATTTTTGCAGACAGAAACTCTATGTTGGTTCATCAACGTAAGCACACAACAGCGAAAAATTATCAATGTGCTGATTGTAACCAAGTTTTTGAATCATATTTAAGAGCATGTCCTCACTGGCTTAAAACCTGTACTGAATTTTCAAACGTTTTTTGTTTGCCGAAATTATTGATTTGCGACTATTGCAATCGAAAATTTAAAAGTCATAGTAATTTGTATgatcataaaataaagaaaaaacattattcGCCAAAAATATACGCACCGCATGGAAACAACCAGGAAAAGAGACAACAGGAAATcccagaaaataataaaaacttaaacaaagtAATTCATGATGTATTAGAGGTCCTGGATGTTCCTGTCTCATTACCAAGCTtaaattttgaagatacaaAGCAAGTTGCCAACAAAAATGATGAAAACTTCGAAATGTACAAAACTGAgagcaaaatagaaaataaagttGAGCAGGCTAAGTCTACCAATCAAACAGCGGTGAAAGAGGAAGCTAAAGCTGACGATTCAAATAG TGTACAACTCACTCACTCTACGTACGGAGAATCTGAGCAGCAAGCAACACACGATCCATCTTCAAGTCAGGTCACGTCGGTAGGACATGTTTCAAAAGGAAAGGCAAGAAAAAATCTATTGGAATTTCCAAAACAaactggaagaaataaaaaaaagtgcgATACATTGGTAAATGATGGGTTGCGGTATCAATGCGAAAAATGCTCCCAAGTTTTTCAGAGTATTCAAGCTCTAGAAGCACATCGCAATAGTGATCATATGAATAGTTTTTACTGCGAAGAATGTGGAGTG cAACTTGATAGCGCTAAACGGCTGCTCATTCATTATAGGATTCACAAGAACCTAAAACCATACATTTGTGACACCTGTGGTAAAAGCTATTCCCAAAGTTCCCATTTGTGGCAGCACATGAGATTCCACCAAG gtataaaacCTTTTGCTTGTACTCATGAAGGATGTGACGCAAGATATACTATCAGACCAGATTTAAAAGATCATATCAGAAAAGTTCATACACGAGAGCGGCCATTCAAGTGCAATGTATGTCGTAAGACTTTTCTTACAGGGTCAGTTTATTATCAACATAGATTGATTCATACAAATGATAGAAGATATAGTTGTGAG ATTTGCCATAAAAAGTTTTTCCGAGCAGATGctttaaataatcataaaagAATTCATACCGATGAAAGACCATTTGCATGTTCTGTATGCGGTAGGCAATTCAGGCAAAAGGGCGATTGTAAGAAGCATGTTAAAACCCAGCATCCTGAGCATGTTGCCTTAAGAAAGTAG